Proteins from a genomic interval of Phormidium ambiguum IAM M-71:
- a CDS encoding ArsR/SmtB family transcription factor, translated as MPKKALDKSQKLTQPNEDCKVSKLSPETLAYVADFFKVLSEVSRLQIVCCLKSGEKNVTQIMEETGLGQANVSKHLKLLAQAGIVTRTQVGVSVYYQIANPFLFELCDLVCDSLLSQFEKQNEQLQQLKVLQGIA; from the coding sequence ATGCCGAAAAAAGCCTTGGATAAATCACAAAAACTAACCCAACCAAACGAAGATTGTAAAGTTTCTAAACTTTCCCCTGAAACCTTGGCTTATGTAGCTGATTTTTTCAAGGTACTTTCGGAAGTCAGTCGCTTGCAAATTGTCTGCTGTCTTAAATCTGGAGAAAAAAATGTTACTCAAATTATGGAAGAAACAGGTTTAGGACAAGCCAATGTTTCCAAGCATTTGAAATTGTTAGCACAAGCAGGAATTGTCACTCGTACTCAGGTAGGAGTAAGTGTTTATTACCAAATTGCTAACCCTTTTCTCTTTGAACTATGCGATTTAGTTTGTGATTCTTTGTTATCTCAATTTGAAAAGCAAAATGAGCAATTACAACAGCTTAAAGTCCTCCAAGGAATTGCTTAA
- a CDS encoding NAD(P)/FAD-dependent oxidoreductase, with protein MEHSPVVVIGAGPAGLTAAYELMKRGTRSIVLEQADKVGGISRTETYKGYRFDIGGHRFFTKVDEVQRFWQEILGDEFIKVPRLSRIYYQGKFYNYPLSVINTLSNLGVAPSALILMSYLQARLKVKLNPGQEAETFEEWVTERFGERLYKMFFKTYTEKVWGIPCSKIRADWAAQRIQGMSLKGAVINALFGAQNAKSLIKEFDYPILGPGMMWERCQEKLETHGIPVHLNTSVTRIERVGMRIKRVIARQGDRTLELNANNFISTMPVTALLRCLDPLPPKEVLHAAKSLKYRDFLIVSLIVNREKLFPDNWIYVHSPEFKVGRIQNFKNWSPAMVPDPKKSCLGMEYFCSVGEELWEMSDADLIKLASREAIDLGIGVKPGDVEDGVVIRQRKAYPVYDAEYRQHLQVIQDYLEAFDNLQTVGRNGMHRYNNQDHSMLTAMLAVRNLFGENHDLWTVNTERSYHEEFTVEDQKAAAKLSSVMRSANRNSDRPKATIQ; from the coding sequence GTGGAACATAGTCCCGTAGTAGTTATTGGTGCTGGGCCTGCTGGCTTGACGGCAGCTTACGAGTTGATGAAACGAGGTACTCGTTCGATCGTTCTCGAACAAGCAGATAAAGTCGGTGGCATCTCTCGGACAGAAACTTACAAAGGTTATCGTTTTGACATTGGTGGACATCGTTTTTTCACTAAAGTCGATGAGGTACAACGTTTTTGGCAGGAAATTTTAGGGGATGAATTTATTAAGGTTCCCCGACTTTCAAGAATTTATTATCAAGGAAAGTTCTACAATTATCCTTTGTCTGTAATCAATACTTTATCTAATTTAGGAGTTGCGCCCAGTGCTTTAATTTTAATGAGTTATCTGCAAGCAAGACTCAAAGTTAAATTAAATCCGGGGCAGGAAGCAGAAACTTTTGAAGAGTGGGTAACAGAACGTTTTGGAGAACGTTTATATAAAATGTTCTTTAAAACTTATACGGAAAAAGTTTGGGGAATTCCTTGTAGTAAAATTCGGGCAGATTGGGCAGCACAACGCATTCAAGGAATGTCGCTCAAAGGTGCAGTAATTAATGCTTTATTTGGTGCTCAAAATGCGAAAAGTTTAATTAAGGAATTTGATTATCCAATTTTAGGCCCCGGAATGATGTGGGAACGTTGCCAAGAAAAGTTGGAAACTCATGGCATCCCAGTTCATTTAAATACAAGTGTGACTCGGATTGAACGAGTGGGAATGCGAATTAAGCGAGTAATTGCGCGGCAAGGCGATCGCACTTTGGAATTAAACGCGAATAATTTTATTTCTACTATGCCCGTGACTGCTTTGTTGCGTTGTCTCGATCCCTTACCACCAAAAGAAGTTTTACACGCCGCAAAAAGCTTAAAATACCGCGATTTTCTAATTGTTTCTTTGATTGTCAATCGAGAAAAACTGTTTCCCGATAACTGGATTTATGTTCACAGTCCAGAATTCAAAGTTGGACGGATTCAAAACTTTAAAAATTGGAGTCCAGCAATGGTTCCAGATCCTAAAAAAAGTTGCTTAGGAATGGAATATTTTTGCAGTGTGGGTGAAGAATTGTGGGAAATGTCTGATGCAGATTTGATTAAACTTGCTAGTCGAGAAGCGATCGATCTTGGCATTGGCGTAAAACCTGGAGATGTGGAAGATGGCGTGGTAATTCGTCAGCGCAAAGCTTATCCGGTTTATGATGCTGAATATCGCCAACATTTACAGGTAATTCAAGATTATTTAGAAGCTTTTGATAACCTGCAAACTGTTGGCAGAAACGGAATGCACCGCTATAACAATCAAGACCATTCAATGTTAACGGCAATGCTAGCTGTACGCAATTTGTTTGGCGAAAATCACGACCTTTGGACAGTTAATACAGAACGTTCTTATCATGAAGAATTTACTGTTGAAGATCAAAAAGCTGCCGCCAAACTGTCATCAGTAATGCGTTCTGCAAATAGAAATAGCGATCGTCCAAAAGCTACTATTCAGTAG
- a CDS encoding DUF6691 family protein yields MAEKFLILLSGLLFGLGLGFSQMIDRTRVLGFLDVRGVWDPTLLFVLGGAVTVTVISFRFILRRSQPILANEFHLPTKKDIDKPLVIGAVIFGIGWGIAGYCPGPGITALVLGIWNPVLFMAAFIVGSLAYKWYSK; encoded by the coding sequence ATGGCAGAAAAATTTTTGATTTTACTTTCAGGATTGCTGTTTGGTTTAGGTTTAGGATTTTCCCAAATGATCGATCGCACTCGCGTACTCGGCTTCCTAGATGTTAGAGGCGTTTGGGACCCAACATTATTATTTGTATTAGGTGGAGCCGTCACTGTCACCGTAATTTCCTTTCGATTTATTCTCCGTCGTTCCCAACCAATATTAGCTAATGAGTTTCATTTACCCACTAAAAAAGATATCGATAAACCTTTAGTTATTGGAGCAGTCATTTTTGGTATTGGTTGGGGAATTGCCGGATATTGTCCCGGTCCCGGAATTACAGCTTTAGTACTGGGTATTTGGAATCCAGTTTTGTTTATGGCGGCTTTTATTGTCGGCTCATTAGCTTATAAATGGTATTCCAAATAA
- a CDS encoding oligosaccharide flippase family protein gives MDRSSSSVPDSGKNSAPSGGLASGTIQVFLAEALLLPTGLLTAAFLTRQLGPESYGLLLLATTLVSWLGWSITSAFTRTTIKFIGEAEDWQPVATTVLQLHLFLGVFAGVIIWLFADSLANVLGEPRLSNYLRLFIWEVPIFCVTYVHRSVLVGLGKYSDRAIATATRWLTKMILTIALVAAGLSIWGAIIGSLISALIELLVCRFYVRPPLLRRSPFPMQKLWGYAVPLFLMAISLRLYDKLDLFMLKLLGGTAAEAGFYGTAQNLSAIPGIFTLAFVPLLLSTLTRLLRENDLKKAQELSKNAMRLVFLLFPFAALAAGASSEIITLLFSPTFLPSAPLFSILIFAAVAMAMISITTAILTAASKPNWTIALTAPMVPLAIAFDLWMIPKFGALGAAIVTITVSSLAALTTVLAIYYLWQIFPSFLSLGRSLIVSGLIYGLASLWETPSWLLIIKLFVLSLLIILGLILVGEFSKSEIASVRSVIQKFVNKIVPSN, from the coding sequence ATGGATAGGAGTTCGTCAAGTGTCCCTGATTCTGGTAAGAATTCTGCGCCCTCTGGTGGTTTGGCATCGGGAACTATTCAGGTATTCTTAGCAGAGGCTTTATTGTTGCCTACTGGACTGTTAACGGCGGCTTTTTTAACGCGCCAGTTAGGGCCTGAAAGTTACGGTTTGTTGCTGTTAGCAACTACTTTAGTTTCTTGGTTGGGTTGGAGTATTACTTCGGCTTTTACACGCACTACGATTAAGTTTATTGGAGAAGCTGAAGATTGGCAACCTGTGGCGACTACGGTATTGCAATTACATCTTTTTTTGGGTGTTTTTGCTGGGGTTATTATTTGGCTTTTTGCCGATTCTTTAGCAAATGTTTTAGGTGAACCTCGTCTGAGTAATTACTTGCGATTGTTCATTTGGGAAGTACCAATTTTTTGTGTTACTTATGTCCATCGTAGTGTTTTAGTTGGGTTGGGTAAGTATTCCGATCGGGCCATTGCAACTGCGACTCGTTGGCTGACCAAAATGATATTAACTATTGCTTTAGTTGCAGCAGGTTTATCAATTTGGGGGGCAATTATTGGCAGTTTAATTTCAGCATTAATTGAGCTTTTAGTTTGTCGGTTTTATGTACGTCCGCCACTGTTAAGGCGATCGCCTTTCCCGATGCAAAAACTCTGGGGTTATGCAGTACCATTATTTTTAATGGCGATTAGTTTGCGCCTTTATGACAAACTCGATTTATTTATGTTGAAGTTGCTAGGTGGAACTGCGGCTGAGGCGGGTTTTTATGGAACAGCCCAAAATCTTTCGGCAATTCCAGGGATATTTACACTAGCATTTGTTCCTTTACTTTTATCAACTCTGACTCGTCTTTTGCGGGAAAATGACTTAAAAAAAGCTCAAGAACTCAGCAAAAATGCGATGCGGTTAGTGTTTCTATTATTCCCTTTTGCCGCTTTAGCTGCTGGTGCATCCTCGGAAATTATTACTCTACTTTTCAGTCCTACTTTCTTACCCTCTGCGCCACTATTTTCTATCTTAATTTTTGCCGCCGTAGCAATGGCGATGATTTCCATTACAACTGCTATTCTTACTGCTGCGAGTAAGCCAAATTGGACGATCGCACTTACAGCACCAATGGTTCCTTTAGCGATCGCTTTTGACTTATGGATGATTCCTAAATTTGGTGCATTAGGCGCAGCAATAGTAACAATTACTGTTTCTAGTTTGGCTGCATTGACAACGGTTTTAGCTATTTATTATTTGTGGCAAATTTTCCCTTCTTTTCTCTCTCTAGGACGTAGTTTAATCGTTAGTGGATTAATTTACGGTTTAGCAAGTTTATGGGAAACTCCCAGTTGGTTGTTGATTATCAAGCTTTTTGTCTTGAGTTTATTAATTATTCTAGGATTAATTCTGGTCGGAGAGTTTAGTAAGTCGGAAATTGCATCAGTGCGATCGGTTATCCAGAAGTTTGTCAATAAGATTGTTCCCAGTAATTAA
- a CDS encoding YeeE/YedE family protein, with protein sequence MAEFNWITALFGGVLIGISATLLLAFNGRIAGISGMVNGAITFSQKEAWRWIFIMGMLLGGVLYEYVLAPQPTPKSTFAPLAMIIGGLLVGFGTRMGSGCTSGHGVCGLGRLSTRSLVAVLIFLTTAIFTVFIVRHVLKLSF encoded by the coding sequence ATGGCCGAATTTAATTGGATAACTGCCCTATTTGGGGGAGTATTAATTGGAATTAGTGCAACTTTGTTACTGGCATTTAATGGTAGAATTGCCGGAATTAGTGGGATGGTTAATGGTGCAATTACTTTTAGTCAAAAAGAAGCTTGGCGCTGGATATTTATTATGGGAATGTTGTTAGGAGGAGTTCTTTATGAATATGTATTAGCACCTCAACCAACTCCGAAATCTACATTTGCTCCTTTGGCAATGATTATTGGTGGTTTACTAGTTGGTTTTGGTACCAGAATGGGTAGTGGTTGTACTAGTGGTCATGGAGTTTGTGGACTGGGTAGATTATCAACTCGATCGCTAGTAGCAGTTTTAATCTTTCTAACTACTGCTATTTTCACAGTTTTTATTGTGCGTCATGTATTGAAATTAAGCTTCTAA
- a CDS encoding glycosyltransferase family 2 protein gives MSQIEVTEKAKLPNFSIIIETENLASAELEGLYRSLDSIASQDLSPELAKEVLILESGDVPEEMMEQLKKKYPWLSIRRISADVDYYAAKMKGVSLTTGEVIILADSDCVYQQNWLRNLLTPFIEDNNVNVVAGETRTSAKGAYGLAIALTYIFPPFSRSNNLEKTQYYFCNNVAFRRSFLSKYPIPVDLPIYRGNCVIHANSFIKQGETIWKQPKSRAYHAAPNGGAHFFWRFLLYGYDALRIYRLKRENQTSWQPISDLLISVALGLFKVLVAGKRLVILAIENPRYLLNLPIAIFIALTSLLLYFVGLVISYFKPNYFLSKEGKVEVNWEHS, from the coding sequence ATGTCACAAATAGAAGTTACTGAAAAAGCCAAATTACCAAATTTTTCAATAATAATTGAAACAGAAAATCTCGCAAGTGCAGAACTTGAAGGTTTATACCGTTCTTTAGATTCGATCGCCTCTCAAGATTTATCTCCTGAATTAGCCAAAGAAGTTTTAATTCTGGAAAGTGGTGATGTTCCTGAAGAAATGATGGAACAACTTAAGAAAAAATATCCTTGGTTAAGCATCCGCCGAATTTCCGCAGATGTTGATTACTACGCCGCTAAAATGAAAGGCGTTTCTTTAACAACTGGAGAAGTAATTATTTTAGCCGATTCTGATTGTGTTTATCAGCAAAATTGGTTACGGAATTTGCTCACTCCTTTTATTGAGGATAATAACGTTAATGTAGTAGCTGGAGAAACTAGAACTTCAGCTAAAGGTGCTTATGGATTGGCGATCGCACTAACCTATATTTTCCCCCCATTTTCTCGCAGTAACAACCTGGAAAAAACTCAATATTATTTCTGTAATAACGTAGCTTTCCGTCGTTCATTTCTCTCGAAATATCCAATTCCGGTAGATTTACCAATCTATCGCGGTAATTGTGTAATTCACGCTAATTCTTTTATTAAGCAAGGGGAAACGATTTGGAAACAACCAAAATCTCGCGCTTATCATGCTGCACCTAATGGCGGGGCACACTTCTTTTGGCGATTCTTGTTATATGGATATGACGCATTGAGAATCTACCGTTTAAAGCGGGAAAATCAAACTTCTTGGCAACCAATTTCGGATTTACTCATCAGTGTGGCGCTGGGATTATTTAAGGTGTTGGTAGCTGGAAAAAGGTTGGTGATTTTGGCGATCGAAAACCCCCGCTATTTGTTGAATTTACCGATCGCTATTTTCATCGCTTTAACTTCTCTGTTATTGTATTTTGTTGGATTAGTAATCAGTTATTTCAAACCTAACTATTTCCTTTCTAAAGAAGGCAAAGTCGAGGTTAATTGGGAGCATTCCTGA
- a CDS encoding MBL fold metallo-hydrolase, translated as MLFRQLYDNETSTYTYLIADENTKEAVLVDPVIEQVERDFKLIQELGLTLRYCLETHVHADHITGTGKLRELTNCEGIVPENAQVACANRTIKDGQVLKVGDIEIKAIATLGHTDSHNSYLVNQKIVLTGDSLFIRGCGRTDFQSGNPGLMYDHVTQKLFTLPDETLVYPGHDYRGHTVSNIGEEKKLNPRFVGKDRASFIEQMNNLNLPDPKKIAEAVPANQQCGNVPSMV; from the coding sequence ATGTTGTTTCGCCAATTGTATGACAATGAAACTAGTACTTATACTTATTTAATTGCGGACGAAAACACCAAAGAAGCAGTCTTAGTCGATCCAGTAATTGAACAAGTAGAACGCGATTTTAAGTTAATTCAAGAATTAGGATTAACTTTGCGTTATTGTTTGGAAACTCACGTTCATGCCGATCATATTACAGGTACAGGTAAATTACGGGAATTAACAAATTGTGAGGGAATAGTCCCAGAAAATGCTCAAGTTGCTTGTGCTAATCGCACTATTAAAGATGGACAAGTATTAAAAGTAGGTGATATTGAAATTAAGGCGATCGCTACTTTAGGGCACACTGACAGTCATAACTCCTATTTAGTAAATCAAAAAATAGTTTTAACAGGAGATTCTCTCTTTATTCGTGGTTGTGGACGTACAGATTTTCAAAGCGGCAATCCAGGTTTGATGTACGATCATGTAACGCAAAAATTGTTTACTCTTCCCGATGAAACGCTAGTTTATCCAGGTCACGATTACAGAGGACATACAGTTTCTAATATTGGGGAAGAAAAGAAACTTAATCCCAGATTTGTTGGTAAAGATCGAGCCAGTTTCATTGAACAAATGAATAACTTAAATCTTCCCGATCCTAAGAAAATCGCTGAAGCTGTACCTGCAAATCAACAATGTGGAAATGTTCCTTCAATGGTATAA